The Variovorax sp. PMC12 genome segment GACTCGGCCGGCACGCTGGACATTCTGCAGGACATCCATTTCACCCTCGGCGCGCGGGAGACCGCGGCCATCGTCGGCGCCTCGGGTTCGGGCAAGAGCACCTTGCTGTCGATCATCGCGGGGCTGGACACGCCCACGCGCGGCACCGTCAGGCTCGCGGGCGACGATCTGTTCGCCATCGACGAGGACGAGCGCGCCGCCGTGCGCGCGAAGCGCGTGGGCTTCGTGTTCCAGAGCTTCCAGCTGCTGGGCAACCTCAGCGCGCTCGAGAACGTCATGCTCCCGCTGGAGCTTGCCAACCGCAAGGACGCCCGCAAGGCGGCCACCGAAATGCTCGGCCGCGTCGGGCTGGGCCAGCGGCTCGGGCACTACCCGAAGGTGCTCTCGGGCGGGGAGCAGCAGCGCGTGGCGCTGGCGCGGGCCTTCGTCGTTCAGCCTTCGCTGCTGCTGGCCGACGAGCCCACCGGCAGCCTGGACTTCGCCACCGGCGAGCAGGTCATGAAGCTCATGTTCGACCTCAACCGCGAACTGGGCACCACGCTCGTGCTCGTCACGCACGACCGCGGCATCGCCGATCGGTGCGAACGGCGCATCACGATCGAGGCCGGAAGGGTGGCAGGTAATGAAAAAGCTGCCGTAGCGCCCGGCTGACAAGCGCGGTAAGCTATCAAACGGATAGCAAATACAGGAGCAACATCCCCCATGGACGACCTACCACCGGACGCCATCGCGGCGCTGCGGCGTGGCAGGCTGATCGAGGCCATCAAGATCGTGCGTGACAGCACCGGCATGGATCTCCGTTCGGCCAAGGACGCCGTCGAGCGCTATGCCGCATGGATGGGGGACCCGGGCCGCGCTTCGCCCGACGTCTCCGCGCAGGACCGCGGCTTCGCGTCGATGCCGTCCACGGCACTGACCGCGCTGGCGCAAGGCAACAAGGTCGAGGCCGTGCGGCTCACACGCGACGCCACCGGCCTGAGCCTCGCGGCCGCCAAGCGGCTGGTCGAGAACCACGAAAACCCGCCGGTCGGCGCCTTCGGCCACCTGGCGTCGGAAATACCTCGCCGCCCGGTGGTCGACGAGCCGGGCCGCGTGCCGGCGGGCAGCTACAGCTGGCTGCCGGTCACCGTCATCGTGCTGGCCATGCTGCTGGTCTGGGCGTTGTTCGGAAAAGAGCTCTGACCCGATGATCGTTCCCCAGTTCTGGGCCGAGGGCCGCGTCCAGGAGCGCGTGGCCGGCAAGCAGATCACCGTTCGCCGGCACGGCTGGTCCGACGACAGCCCCGTGGCAGCGCAGGCGCATGCCGACCAGCGTGCCCGCGAGGCCTTCGACCGCATCGTGGCCGGCGAGCAGCTCGACCGCCGTGAACTCAAGCGCGCCTACAACGGCGCCGACGGCGTGCCGATCCGCGAGGAAATCGTCGAGCGGCAGGGCGACACCGTGGTCACGCGCAACAGCTACGGCGCGCGCTGCCTCAACACGCCCGACGTGCTGTTCGTGGACATCGATTTCGAGGAGCCGCTGCGCGGCAGCGTGTTCGGCTTTGCGCTGGTGCCGGCCCTGATCGCCGGTGTGGTCGGCGGCTGGGCCGCCAAGACCTGGCTCGGCGGGCTGATCGCGGGCATCGTGGTGTTCGCCGTGGCCTGGGTCATCGGCCAGCGCAAGAAGCGCGGCGAGCCCAGCGGCAACCCATCGCCCGAGAAGCAGGCGGCCGAGCGCATCGGACGCTTCATGCACCAGCATCCCGACTGGCACCTGCGCATCTACCGCACGCCCGCGGGCTTTCGGGTACTGGCCATGCACGATGTCTTCAAGCCGTCGGACAACGCGGTGGCCGATTGCTTCCAGCTGCTGGGCGTCGACAAGGTGTACGCCCGCATGTGCCGCAACCAGAACTGTTTTCGCGCGCGCCTGAGCGCCAAGCCGTGGCGCATCGGCATCGGCGATGCG includes the following:
- a CDS encoding ABC transporter ATP-binding protein; this translates as MSQPPSDAIVAVEHVFKSVTDSAGTLDILQDIHFTLGARETAAIVGASGSGKSTLLSIIAGLDTPTRGTVRLAGDDLFAIDEDERAAVRAKRVGFVFQSFQLLGNLSALENVMLPLELANRKDARKAATEMLGRVGLGQRLGHYPKVLSGGEQQRVALARAFVVQPSLLLADEPTGSLDFATGEQVMKLMFDLNRELGTTLVLVTHDRGIADRCERRITIEAGRVAGNEKAAVAPG